TCACAAGAGTTTAGGGTGAAAAAAAATGTCTATAGATTTCATTGTAGAGTATGTGCACTGTAGTGGCTATTAGTAAATGGTAGTAAATATGAACTATTTGGATCTTATTTAAATATGAAAAAATTATTAAACTGCCATAAACTCAAACTATTCCTTAGATATTTACCTACTAGAAACAATGGTGACACACCCATACGTGATATCATTGAAAAGCCCAGAATGTCCTCTCAGTTACAACAGGAACTAACACAGCGGCATGTATGgccttaaatttaaaaaacaaatactcATTAGAAAGGACAAAAATGTATTGCTGGATCTCGGGGGATATTTCAGGAAGGCTCCCCTCAGCTATTCACTTGCTTACATCCTAATTTTTCTGCCATAGGGGAGCTTATGAGACTTCAAGACATTGTTATCCAATACAGCTCATGTACCGGTATTAACCTCCTCTCTTCTTGTGTCAGTCTACAGATGCAGAGGCTGCAGGTCCTGGAGGATTGTCTCTGGTCAAGCAGGagaggactgaaggagaggacccacaacacagcagagacatccagactggaGCAGCTGCTGGAGCGCCCCCTGTAGCCACGGTAGACCATATCATCACCCCAGCGCATCTCTGGACCCGAAGCAGAATCACGGAGGTCAGTGGGACGCCGAATGCAGTCCTCAAGTCAGAGAAAGACATCAAGACTTTAACTGTAACACAAAGGCTGTTACACACAGGATCTGACCAcagatcagacccagagagactggGGCCGGGGAGACCGGGCTGTCCTCCTGTTCCTGGCTCAGAATATTTACCGGTATTTCAACATAGCCAAAGGGTGGTTAATTCCCATGGAGATGGTGATGCGTTAGCCACTGGCGGTGATGATTTGTCTTGTTTTTACACTACAGAGATGGACCCTGGAAACATGCCCTTGGgtttagagacacagactgaTCTTTCTAGACGGGACTGGaaccagtacagtagtagtgtatactctgaagggCGCCTAGATGAGAAAGGGGAGGGTCTGGTCATAGATGAAGTGACTATGAAAGTGGAGGGTGACGTTCCTCCTACATGGAATGCAGATAATCATCACCTAGGAGATGGACACTTACAGGGCAGAGATTTCTTAAATTACAGGGAAAGGTTAGAGACAAATCCAAATGGCTCTACCCACTCTCCTTTACACATGTTCAGGGATCGCGCCCCAGTGTCCACGTCGATGGGGCCTTCCGATTCACACGGCCGCTTCCTTTTCGACAGGGCTAGAGCCCAGGctcagggagggggagaaacGTCAGGCAGTAGTAAGGGAaaacggttcctctgcatgttctgtaacaaaggcttcagctgcccCCAGAAGGTAGAGATCCACCAGAGgttccacacaggggagaaacccttcagttgtacccagtgtcacatgcaCTTTGCCCAGGCTGGTGACCTGAAGAGACACCAGAGgatccacacaggggagaaaccctacaactgcccccagtgtgagaagaggttctcccgccAGGACCacctgaagatgcacctgaaggtccacacgggaGAGAGGCCGTTCACCTGTACGCACTGCGGGAAaaggttctcagagaggagctacctcaggatacaccaggaGAAAAACCATTCCACTCTATAACATAGAAAGTAACCATTCCACTCGATAGCTTCTGACGTTTAGCTCAAACCCTGCATTAAAGAAAAAGATGCATTTTCATTGTTGTCAGcagaaaagatccacagatgcatTTGGAATAATGAGAGTAACAGATTCAGTGTTGAATATTCCAGGGTAGAATATTGCATACAGACATTGTGTGGTAgatacatcatatatatatacagtgtacaaaacattaggaaaacctgctctttccatgacagagtgaccaggtgaatccaggtgaaaactatgatcccttattgatgtcacttgctagatccacttcaatcagagtagatgaaggggaagagacaggttaattaatgattttcaagccttgagacatggattatgtgccactgccattcagagtgtgaatgggcaagacaaaatatttaagtgcctttgaacaggttatgatagtaggtgccaaacgcactggtttgtgtcaagaactgcaacgctgctgggtttttcacactcaacagtttacaATACCTATCAAGAATtctccaccacccaaaggacatctagtcaacttgacacaactgtgggaagcattgaagtcaacataggccagcatccctgtggaatggaGAGtccaaaagggggtgcaactcaatattcggaacgtgttcctaatgttttggacaCTTAGTGTATGTTGATGTCATTATTTGGCAACAATTACATCAGACGTATCTGATTCAATTAAAATTTGTTTGTCAATgacatgtttgttctacattgtATACAGTGAGCTCAAAGTATTGGGACTGACACATTATGTGTTGTTCTGGCTAATCCAGCACCTTGGATCTGAAATGATACAATGTCTATGAGGTTTAAGTGCAGACCGTcatctttaatttgagggtattttcttCCATATCGAGGGAAACGTTTAGAAATtaaagcactttttgtacatagtcctcctattttaggggaccaacgtattgggacaaattcacttccagttgaagtcggaagtttacatacacttaggttggagtcattaaaacaattattttcaacaaactatagttttggcaagtcggttaggacatctactttgtgcatgacacaagtaatttttcaaacaattgtttacagacagattatttcacttaaaattcactgtacacaattccagtgggtcagaagtttacatacactaagttgactgtgccttttaagag
This sequence is a window from Oncorhynchus tshawytscha isolate Ot180627B linkage group LG34, Otsh_v2.0, whole genome shotgun sequence. Protein-coding genes within it:
- the LOC112231606 gene encoding zinc finger and SCAN domain-containing protein 12-like, whose product is MANCMGFHTQIASIMEVLANAAVAEVCKLVDDDYAVFRLEITQSQKENMALRRKLQLLEVKVARERVFASRPRSVKIVDRYRGIERGEGHLTRGHKSFVKPAGHNAWRDDQLIAVDEGSGTSTQHVIMIESTDAEAAGPGGLSLVKQERTEGEDPQHSRDIQTGAAAGAPPVATVDHIITPAHLWTRSRITEVSGTPNAVLKSEKDIKTLTVTQRLLHTGSDHRSDPERLGPGRPGCPPVPGSEYLPVFQHSQRVVNSHGDGDALATGGDDLSCFYTTEMDPGNMPLGLETQTDLSRRDWNQYSSSVYSEGRLDEKGEGLVIDEVTMKVEGDVPPTWNADNHHLGDGHLQGRDFLNYRERLETNPNGSTHSPLHMFRDRAPVSTSMGPSDSHGRFLFDRARAQAQGGGETSGSSKGKRFLCMFCNKGFSCPQKVEIHQRFHTGEKPFSCTQCHMHFAQAGDLKRHQRIHTGEKPYNCPQCEKRFSRQDHLKMHLKVHTGERPFTCTHCGKRFSERSYLRIHQEKNHSTL